A part of Cannabis sativa cultivar Pink pepper isolate KNU-18-1 chromosome 6, ASM2916894v1, whole genome shotgun sequence genomic DNA contains:
- the LOC115725287 gene encoding uncharacterized protein LOC115725287: MLGISYGELFLLIGATAALVGPKDLPIIARTLGRFAGRSIGYVQLARGQFENVMYQSQARQVHKELQETMSQLEAIRHEIRSISFMNPSPLTRNLMDTALDPNNHVNAGETLVEKSVEEQKPIVKDNSFKTSSSVDLHSQATSFAKLAESEAVQNISLKGNLEKVKFDYEVGHFAVLPVSAESAGLLPNRKENNIKGSDIMLEAELEAEVAHNAKDFFSQPQNQLP; this comes from the exons ATGCTGGGCATTTCTTACGGAGAGCTATTCCTATTGATTGGAGCCACCGCTGCACTTGTTG ggCCAAAGGATCTTCCAATTATTGCCAGAACTCTTGGGAGATTTGCGGGTCGTTCAATTGGATATGTACAATTAGCTCGTGGGCAATTTGAAAATGTCATGTACCAGTCCCAAGCTCGTCAG GTTCACAAAGAACTTCAAGAAACAATGTCTCAACTTGAGGCGATTCGCCATGAAATCCGAAGCATATCTTTTATGAATCCTAGTCCTTTGACTAGGAATTTGATGGACACTGCACTTGATCCCAATAATCATGTTAATGCTG gtgagactTTGGTTGAGAAGAGTGTGGAAGAGCAGAAGCCAATAGTGAAG GATAATAGTTTCAAAACCTCATCTTCAGTCGATTTGCATTCTCAAGCAACTTCCTTTGCAAAATTGGCCGAATCTGAAGCTGTTCAGAACATTTCTCTAAAAGGGAATTTAGAGAAAGTGAAGTTTGATTATGAGGTTGGTCATTTTGCAGTTTTGCCTGTTTCAGCTGAGTCTGCTGGATTGCTTCCGAATCGAAAGG AGAATAATATAAAAGGATCAGACATTATGTTGGAAGCAGAGCTTGAAGCAGAAGTTGCTCATAATGCCAAAGACTTCTTTTCCCAGCCACAAAATCAACTACCCTAA